From a single bacterium genomic region:
- a CDS encoding tetratricopeptide repeat protein, translated as MTLVLLLLLVLSAAFPLQAEVRDEEVLKRIETLKARQDRGAISELIHLYMDQEMYEEAVSAINKALKDRPEDMGLWLNLGEAYQKKGDLVSALATYEEFQKKFPGYSSLQPKIFQLYKDLDMVEKVVSSLEEKIVREPANLAALKSLGELHAWLGDTAKAIGAYQKAASLDPKDITIKRTLAKLYRQAQRYEEALAIYQDLLKLRSNETYYYQEMGNLYAEQGKFEEASQAWEGIIRIDPQNIYHYQLLARAYLDWGKLDEALASYLRARSIRPNQGIFARELAELYQLKGEKEEAISEYLNHLGTGGGELEWVEEKLAELDLERAINRLEEKGQKGSMAANEIQLLANLHLKASHPDKTISGYEEVFSRKPDQGELFLSLAGRLAEARFKEKALDTYQRLIARFPGKKTARRAGLAAGRILIDLGQYETAQKTLWQIVNQSEQSPEHMEALFLIGDIQLTHLNDPKQARKVYQVFLGDYPATPLAVKAQIKIGDCYLREGKIALAREAYEKIVNRPLDQAPLAEAGFKIADSYYWAGEFEQAKKAYQAFINSYPRSNEVNNALSRLRLMGEGSEEELKFYQEAEWSSLKGEFEPAESSYQRIITADSPSNLKDDALFALASLYLKRGDKSRSVEMFRKIADEYPESWHAPAAQNEIASLYSREGDDKAAVKEYLSLIKAYPDTSWAVLAQGEINKLREKREPQRR; from the coding sequence ATGACTTTAGTTTTATTACTATTATTAGTCTTATCCGCTGCATTTCCCCTTCAGGCAGAAGTTCGGGATGAGGAGGTCTTAAAACGCATCGAGACACTTAAGGCCCGTCAGGATAGAGGGGCAATCAGTGAACTTATCCATCTCTACATGGATCAAGAGATGTATGAGGAGGCCGTTTCAGCCATTAATAAGGCCCTTAAGGATCGCCCCGAAGACATGGGCCTTTGGCTTAACCTGGGAGAAGCTTACCAGAAAAAAGGCGATTTAGTCTCGGCCCTGGCCACCTACGAAGAATTCCAAAAAAAATTTCCCGGCTATTCTTCCCTTCAACCTAAGATCTTCCAGCTATACAAAGATCTGGATATGGTGGAGAAAGTTGTCTCTTCTTTAGAGGAAAAAATTGTCCGGGAGCCGGCGAATTTAGCTGCCCTGAAATCGCTGGGCGAATTGCACGCCTGGCTGGGAGACACGGCTAAGGCCATCGGGGCATATCAAAAGGCAGCCTCGTTAGACCCAAAGGACATCACCATTAAGCGAACTCTGGCCAAACTCTACCGTCAGGCCCAAAGATATGAGGAGGCCTTAGCTATCTATCAAGATTTGCTTAAACTTAGATCCAATGAGACCTATTATTACCAGGAAATGGGTAATCTCTATGCTGAACAGGGAAAATTTGAGGAAGCCTCCCAGGCCTGGGAGGGTATTATCCGGATAGACCCTCAAAATATTTACCATTATCAGTTGCTGGCCAGGGCCTACCTGGACTGGGGCAAGCTGGATGAGGCCCTTGCCTCTTATCTCAGGGCCAGGTCAATACGGCCAAACCAGGGCATCTTTGCCAGGGAATTGGCTGAATTATATCAGCTCAAGGGGGAGAAGGAAGAAGCCATATCTGAGTATTTGAACCACCTGGGAACAGGGGGAGGAGAATTAGAATGGGTAGAAGAAAAGCTGGCCGAGTTGGACCTGGAAAGGGCTATTAACCGGCTGGAGGAGAAGGGTCAAAAAGGATCTATGGCTGCCAATGAGATCCAACTTCTGGCGAACCTCCACCTGAAGGCCTCTCATCCGGACAAGACCATCAGCGGGTATGAAGAGGTATTCAGCCGAAAGCCTGACCAGGGGGAGCTGTTTCTCTCCTTGGCCGGAAGACTGGCCGAGGCCAGATTCAAGGAGAAGGCCCTGGATACCTATCAGCGGCTCATTGCCCGCTTTCCCGGCAAGAAAACAGCCAGGCGGGCTGGTCTGGCCGCCGGGCGAATCTTGATTGATTTAGGACAATACGAGACCGCCCAAAAGACCCTCTGGCAGATAGTCAACCAGTCCGAGCAAAGCCCAGAGCACATGGAAGCCCTCTTTTTAATTGGGGATATCCAGCTTACTCACCTGAATGACCCCAAGCAGGCCCGAAAGGTCTACCAGGTATTTTTAGGTGATTATCCGGCCACTCCTTTGGCGGTTAAGGCTCAGATCAAGATCGGAGATTGTTATTTGCGAGAAGGAAAGATAGCCCTGGCCAGGGAGGCCTATGAAAAGATAGTCAACAGGCCTTTAGACCAGGCTCCCTTAGCTGAAGCCGGCTTCAAAATCGCCGATTCTTACTATTGGGCCGGGGAGTTTGAACAGGCCAAAAAGGCTTACCAAGCCTTTATCAATTCATACCCAAGAAGTAACGAGGTTAACAATGCCCTGTCCAGGCTCAGACTAATGGGCGAGGGAAGCGAAGAAGAACTCAAATTCTATCAGGAAGCAGAATGGTCATCCCTCAAAGGAGAATTCGAGCCGGCTGAGTCAAGTTACCAGCGGATCATTACCGCTGATTCACCTTCTAATCTGAAAGATGATGCCCTCTTTGCCTTGGCCTCTCTTTATCTGAAACGTGGAGACAAGTCCCGCTCAGTGGAAATGTTTCGGAAAATAGCCGATGAATATCCTGAAAGCTGGCACGCCCCCGCCGCCCAAAACGAAATCGCCTCGCTCTATTCCAGAGAAGGGGATGATAAAGCCGCGGTCAAGGAATATCTGAGCTTGATCAAGGCCTATCCCGATACCTCATGGGCTGTTCTGGCGCAGGGGGAGATAAATAAATTGAGGGAGAAGAGAGAACCGCAGCGCCGCTGA
- a CDS encoding T9SS type A sorting domain-containing protein, whose translation MITLPRINQTIEETMSIKRLLYLFNSIPPNNCFVKKGKWLFSGILFCLFLIPPSAVGAERCATGRFYALFEDVGEISLLPTQNPKPTSAPSELKANDSFWVIRPEGGYRQIEAVLKHQGTHSCLYLASSLNSHPLLETLVDEFDRLIYPTLTSVFGSEPNPGIDLDPRIKILILPLGTDGPLGYFSPVDGFSRLATKYLFPEERTNEAEIIYLNSTLLEHKQLALATLAHEFQHMIHFHQKLRLLGLREDIWLDEACSEYAEDLCGYSRPYRGSPLEERVKAFLAYPDDSLTDWQGRESDYASVRLFMHYFVEHYGGDRMLKTLLSCPKTGSEALEYGLACQGQSKDLSSIFTDWITANYVNNPGLGLPYAYLHPDLAESVHLFPDESVAHYPYQVEDHLSAWSYRGIEFKSQGSVALRLTCQAGQGVEFTLASEEKIDHLSPDSSGYGRQTISLPKDGYFIIIPTYSDSQEGLEGSFSLYLDIIAQTPTPGVPDHLSLLQNYPNPVNPETWIPFKLDRESEVSVRIYTLTGELIKAINLGHLPPGDYTSRKKAAYWNGTDETGSEVASGVYFYQLETGSTTLTRRMVISK comes from the coding sequence TTGATTACGCTGCCACGGATCAACCAGACCATTGAGGAAACCATGTCTATTAAAAGACTCCTCTATCTATTTAATAGTATACCACCAAATAACTGTTTTGTCAAGAAGGGGAAATGGTTATTCAGCGGTATCCTTTTCTGTCTTTTCCTAATCCCCCCCTCAGCCGTTGGGGCTGAGAGGTGCGCCACAGGTCGATTTTATGCCCTCTTTGAAGATGTAGGCGAGATATCACTACTACCAACTCAAAACCCGAAACCCACCTCTGCCCCCAGCGAACTCAAAGCCAATGATTCCTTCTGGGTTATCCGGCCGGAAGGAGGCTACCGCCAGATAGAGGCTGTTTTGAAACACCAAGGGACCCACTCCTGCCTTTATCTGGCTTCTTCCCTTAATTCTCATCCCCTTTTAGAAACCCTGGTAGATGAATTTGATCGTCTGATCTATCCTACCTTAACCTCTGTCTTTGGGTCAGAACCTAATCCAGGCATTGATCTTGATCCCAGAATCAAGATTCTGATCCTTCCCCTGGGAACTGATGGCCCCTTAGGTTATTTCTCACCCGTAGATGGATTTAGCCGGCTCGCCACCAAATATCTCTTCCCTGAAGAGAGAACAAATGAGGCCGAGATCATTTACCTCAACTCCACCCTACTGGAACATAAGCAATTAGCGCTAGCTACCTTAGCCCATGAGTTTCAACACATGATCCACTTCCACCAGAAACTGAGATTACTCGGTCTGAGAGAAGACATCTGGCTTGATGAGGCCTGTTCCGAATATGCGGAAGACCTCTGTGGTTACAGCCGACCTTATCGAGGCAGCCCGCTGGAAGAGAGAGTAAAGGCTTTTCTGGCCTATCCGGATGATTCCCTGACTGACTGGCAGGGCAGGGAGAGTGATTATGCTTCGGTCCGCCTTTTTATGCATTATTTTGTGGAGCATTATGGCGGAGACCGAATGCTAAAGACGCTCTTAAGTTGTCCTAAAACCGGCTCAGAGGCCCTGGAGTACGGGCTGGCCTGTCAGGGACAAAGCAAGGATCTATCTTCCATCTTTACTGACTGGATTACGGCCAACTATGTCAATAATCCAGGATTAGGCCTGCCATATGCTTATCTTCATCCTGACCTAGCAGAATCAGTTCACCTTTTTCCTGATGAATCAGTGGCCCATTATCCTTACCAGGTGGAGGATCATCTAAGCGCCTGGTCTTACCGTGGGATAGAATTTAAGAGTCAGGGATCAGTTGCCTTGCGCCTCACTTGCCAGGCTGGACAGGGCGTTGAATTTACCCTGGCCTCAGAAGAAAAAATCGACCACCTCTCACCTGATTCCTCTGGATACGGCAGACAAACAATCTCCTTGCCGAAAGACGGCTACTTCATTATTATCCCCACCTATTCAGACAGCCAAGAAGGTCTGGAAGGCTCTTTTTCCCTCTACTTAGATATAATCGCTCAGACCCCCACCCCGGGAGTCCCTGATCATCTTAGTCTCTTACAAAACTACCCCAACCCGGTTAATCCGGAGACCTGGATACCTTTTAAACTCGACCGGGAATCTGAGGTTTCAGTCCGAATCTATACCCTGACCGGAGAACTTATCAAGGCCATAAATCTGGGTCATCTTCCTCCTGGAGACTATACTTCCAGAAAAAAAGCCGCTTATTGGAATGGCACGGATGAAACCGGAAGCGAGGTCGCCAGCGGAGTTTATTTTTATCAACTCGAAACTGGTTCGACTACCCTGACACGCCGGATGGTAATCAGCAAATGA